Part of the Paenibacillus sp. YPG26 genome, TATAGCGATAAATCCGCCTTATTCCAATGCCTTTACCCATATTATCTCCCAATCTGCTTCTCCATGCATAGACTGCTCTCACAATTCGCATATTCTCCATACCTTTCAATGACCATATACTCATGCTTTGTGTAAAAGCTGACCGCCTCCACCTGCGGCTCCCCGGTCTCCAGCCTGATCGTGCGAAAGCCCCTTTTTCCTGCCTCTTCCTCCAAATGTGTGAGTAGCTGCCGGGCGATGCCCTTATTGCGGTGAGCGGGATCTACGAAAAAGCGCTTCAGTTCGGCAAATCCCTCTTCGGGATACGGCAGAAATCCACCGCAGCCCACCGGGGTCCCATCTTCGTAGGCCACGACAAAATACCCCTTCTGAATC contains:
- a CDS encoding GNAT family N-acetyltransferase, with product MEIGTQVRQVSPPDENLAALILKLDEYLITKYPPEEIFKVDFSDPSIQKGYFVVAYEDGTPVGCGGFLPYPEEGFAELKRFFVDPAHRNKGIARQLLTHLEEEAGKRGFRTIRLETGEPQVEAVSFYTKHEYMVIERYGEYANCESSLCMEKQIGR